A stretch of Aerosakkonema funiforme FACHB-1375 DNA encodes these proteins:
- a CDS encoding efflux RND transporter permease subunit produces MINHKEQFSLSAIAIRRHIGTLMLTLTVIVLGIFFLTQIQVDLLPSITYPRIGVRVNAPGVSPDVAVDEITKPLEEALSATEGVVQVYSQTREGQVSLDLFFEPGGDIDQALNDATATFNRARSQLPDVIEEPRLFKIDPSQLPVYEIALQSPSMPDVDLRVFADEELSRELGVVPGVAGVDVSGGVREEVRVQIDLRRLQAQGVSLTDVLNALRDRNQDISGGRLRGEDSEPLTRTVGRFQDVGEILDLSFDVNSSPTPGLPNHRVYLREFAEVIDGTEEQRVFVSLNGQPAVKLSVQKQPDANTITVVEGVKKRIEQLKQSGVIPSDMVLTATSDESRFIRNSLNDVINSGVSGALLAAVAVLLFLGSLRQTFIISLTIPLCTLTAVILMKFFGFSLNVFSLAGLTLGIGQAIDTSVVILENIAEKTGTIPGKDKQETEEESFADGSYYPQSRLEWTIDRSIQSGHEVESAMIASTGANLVSVAPFVLIGGFFSLLFNELILTICFAVGASLLVALTIVPMLTSRLLAIEWSSRIGSFLPIRVFNAMFEAATGSYRRTLAAVLRFRFLAIAIAFLILGGSSLWMVGQIPQEILPRINTGQANLIAQFPPGTSVETNRKVMAIVDEVILKQPEVESIFTTAGGFLFGSNTTANSLRASSTINLKQGTPVQAFVQRVSQELEKLNLAGIRLRLNPGQVRGIILTNSPVRGAEVDVILQGSNEQSLQQAGRQVLAALDENVTAASFRPDADARQPEVQIRPDWVRVAELNLTTNDIGDTVQTAIQGTVPTQLQRGNRLVDVRVQLDRESVQQASQLEQIPLFANDNRLVRLGDVAKITEGQAPGEIQRINQRQVFLIAGSLTQGASLSDAIAQVNRVLGELDLPEGVSVLPSSAAQTNQQLQDALKLLGGLSAFLVFVVMAVQYNSIIDPLVIILTIPLALAGGIFGLYITQTAIGATVLVGAVLLVGIVVNIGIIMVELANQIRERDGVDRKTAMLKAAPQRLRPIMMTAITTVLGLFPLALGIGEGSEFLQPLGIVVFSGMSISTLLTLFIIPCFYSLIQDLERVKKLFS; encoded by the coding sequence ATGATTAACCACAAAGAGCAATTTAGCCTCAGCGCGATCGCGATCCGCCGCCACATCGGCACCCTTATGCTCACCCTCACCGTCATAGTGCTGGGTATCTTCTTTCTCACTCAAATCCAAGTAGATTTATTACCTTCGATCACCTATCCCCGCATTGGCGTGCGCGTCAACGCCCCCGGAGTTTCGCCAGATGTGGCAGTTGATGAAATTACCAAACCTTTAGAAGAAGCACTCAGCGCGACAGAAGGAGTCGTCCAAGTTTATTCGCAAACTCGCGAGGGACAGGTAAGTTTAGATTTATTCTTTGAACCTGGGGGAGATATCGACCAAGCGTTGAATGATGCTACCGCTACCTTTAACCGCGCACGAAGTCAACTTCCCGATGTGATTGAGGAACCGCGTTTATTTAAAATAGACCCTTCCCAATTGCCAGTTTACGAAATCGCCCTGCAATCTCCCTCTATGCCAGATGTGGATTTGCGTGTGTTTGCTGATGAGGAATTGTCCCGCGAACTCGGCGTTGTACCCGGTGTCGCCGGAGTCGATGTTTCCGGTGGCGTGCGGGAAGAAGTGCGAGTGCAAATTGACCTCCGTCGCTTGCAGGCGCAAGGTGTTAGTTTAACCGATGTATTAAACGCTCTCAGAGACCGCAATCAAGACATTTCTGGGGGACGATTGCGGGGGGAAGATTCAGAACCGTTGACCCGCACTGTCGGACGCTTTCAAGATGTAGGCGAAATTCTCGATCTCTCTTTTGATGTTAATTCTTCCCCAACACCAGGTTTACCGAATCATCGCGTTTACCTGCGAGAATTTGCGGAAGTAATTGATGGCACAGAAGAGCAACGGGTGTTTGTCTCCCTCAACGGACAACCGGCGGTTAAATTGAGCGTTCAAAAGCAGCCGGATGCCAATACCATCACCGTAGTAGAAGGCGTCAAAAAACGCATAGAACAATTGAAACAATCGGGTGTAATTCCATCGGATATGGTTTTGACAGCTACTTCAGATGAATCCCGGTTTATTCGCAATTCTCTTAATGATGTAATTAATTCAGGGGTTTCAGGAGCTTTACTAGCAGCAGTGGCAGTGCTATTGTTTTTGGGCTCGCTGCGACAAACTTTCATCATTTCGCTGACAATTCCCCTTTGTACTTTGACTGCTGTGATTTTGATGAAGTTTTTCGGGTTTTCCCTGAATGTTTTCAGTTTGGCAGGTCTAACTTTAGGAATCGGTCAGGCGATCGACACCAGTGTAGTCATTTTGGAAAACATTGCCGAAAAAACTGGCACGATTCCAGGGAAAGATAAACAGGAGACTGAGGAAGAATCTTTTGCTGATGGAAGTTACTATCCTCAATCGCGTTTGGAGTGGACGATCGATCGGTCTATTCAGAGCGGTCACGAAGTAGAATCGGCCATGATTGCTTCTACTGGCGCTAACTTGGTGTCTGTAGCACCGTTTGTGCTGATTGGCGGTTTCTTTTCATTACTATTTAATGAGTTAATTCTGACTATATGTTTTGCAGTTGGCGCTTCCTTGTTGGTGGCGCTGACAATTGTGCCAATGCTAACTTCGCGCTTGCTGGCGATCGAATGGTCGAGTCGCATCGGCTCGTTTTTGCCAATTCGGGTATTTAACGCGATGTTTGAGGCGGCGACTGGCAGCTATCGACGAACTTTAGCGGCGGTATTGCGTTTTCGGTTTTTGGCAATTGCGATCGCTTTCTTAATCTTGGGCGGTAGCAGTTTGTGGATGGTCGGTCAAATTCCCCAAGAAATTCTACCCCGCATCAACACCGGACAAGCAAACTTGATTGCCCAGTTTCCTCCCGGCACCAGCGTGGAAACTAACCGTAAAGTAATGGCGATCGTTGATGAAGTTATACTCAAACAGCCAGAAGTAGAATCGATTTTCACCACTGCGGGCGGTTTTCTTTTCGGTAGCAACACGACTGCCAACTCCTTGCGTGCTTCCAGCACTATTAACCTCAAGCAGGGTACTCCAGTGCAAGCTTTTGTGCAACGAGTTTCTCAGGAATTGGAAAAACTGAACTTAGCTGGGATTCGTCTGCGTCTCAATCCGGGTCAAGTGCGCGGTATTATCCTCACCAACTCGCCTGTGCGGGGGGCAGAAGTTGATGTTATCCTGCAAGGCAGCAACGAGCAAAGCTTGCAACAGGCGGGAAGGCAGGTCTTAGCAGCGCTGGATGAGAACGTGACCGCAGCAAGTTTCCGACCCGATGCCGATGCCAGACAACCGGAAGTGCAGATTCGGCCTGATTGGGTACGGGTTGCCGAATTGAACTTGACAACAAATGACATTGGTGATACCGTTCAAACCGCGATTCAAGGTACTGTGCCAACGCAGCTGCAAAGAGGCAATCGTTTGGTGGATGTCCGCGTGCAACTCGATCGAGAATCCGTACAGCAGGCTTCTCAATTAGAGCAAATACCTCTATTTGCAAACGACAATCGCCTAGTCCGTTTGGGCGATGTCGCTAAAATTACAGAAGGGCAAGCTCCGGGAGAAATTCAACGCATTAACCAACGACAGGTTTTCCTGATTGCCGGTTCTCTTACACAGGGAGCAAGCCTTTCGGACGCAATAGCGCAGGTTAACCGGGTGTTAGGAGAGTTGGATCTGCCAGAAGGTGTGAGCGTACTACCCAGTTCTGCTGCTCAGACGAATCAACAGCTGCAAGATGCGCTGAAATTATTGGGAGGATTATCGGCTTTTTTGGTATTCGTAGTGATGGCGGTGCAATATAACTCCATCATCGACCCTCTGGTGATTATTCTGACTATACCCCTAGCATTGGCGGGAGGAATTTTCGGACTTTACATTACTCAAACGGCGATCGGTGCTACTGTCCTAGTCGGTGCTGTACTGCTCGTCGGTATTGTGGTCAATATCGGTATCATCATGGTGGAACTAGCCAACCAAATCCGGGAACGGGATGGGGTCGATCGCAAAACTGCTATGCTCAAAGCCGCACCCCAACGCCTGCGACCGATTATGATGACTGCCATTACTACAGTTTTGGGTTTATTTCCCCTAGCGCTGGGAATTGGGGAAGGATCGGAATTCTTGCAACCGTTGGGTATTGTGGTGTTTTCCGGGATGTCGATCTCAACATTGCTGACATTGTTTATTATCCCTTGCTTCTACTCCCTGATCCAGGATTTGGAGCGAGTTAAGAAGTTGTTCAGTTGA